A single region of the Nocardioides aquaticus genome encodes:
- the macS gene encoding MacS family sensor histidine kinase yields MAATRAAGAVAVEGRLLRALAGLRLVVLLNAWGVGLWTLDGAARPAGVVACLVLMTVWTGVATWGYASPARRGPVLLGLDLAVALGVLLAGPWVKGPDFAATVPGFWIMAVLFAWAIHLRTAGGLVAGVVLAGVDLALRPDVTLTVYGNAFLLVVGGPVVGYLTGSLQQMADERDRAERAAATAAERARLARAVHDGTLQVLALVQRRAGELGPHATDLGRLAGEQERGLRRLIRAQDAVAAGGSPGAGGDGSPYGPYGPDGSALAPGEPVDVAALLASLGARPGVEVVLPGGVVPAPPVTAHELVAAVVACLDNVARHVGDDARAWVLLEDLGDEVAVSVRDEGPGIAEGRLDDAAAQGRLGVRESVCGRVADLGGTATLDTGRHGTTWRLAVPREHA; encoded by the coding sequence ATGGCCGCCACCCGGGCCGCCGGGGCCGTCGCGGTCGAGGGCCGGCTGCTGCGGGCGCTGGCCGGGCTCCGGCTCGTCGTGCTGCTCAACGCCTGGGGCGTGGGCCTGTGGACCCTCGACGGCGCCGCACGGCCCGCCGGCGTGGTCGCCTGCCTGGTGCTGATGACGGTGTGGACGGGCGTCGCGACCTGGGGGTACGCCTCCCCGGCCCGCCGGGGACCGGTCCTGCTCGGTCTGGACCTGGCGGTCGCCCTCGGGGTCCTGCTGGCCGGGCCGTGGGTCAAGGGCCCTGACTTCGCCGCCACCGTGCCGGGCTTCTGGATCATGGCCGTGCTGTTCGCCTGGGCGATCCACCTGCGTACCGCGGGCGGGCTGGTCGCCGGGGTCGTGCTGGCCGGGGTCGACCTGGCGCTGCGGCCGGACGTGACCCTGACCGTCTACGGCAACGCGTTCCTGCTGGTCGTCGGCGGTCCCGTCGTCGGCTACCTCACCGGGTCCCTGCAGCAGATGGCCGACGAGCGCGACCGGGCCGAGCGGGCGGCGGCGACGGCCGCGGAGCGCGCCCGACTGGCGCGTGCGGTGCACGACGGGACACTGCAGGTGCTGGCGCTGGTGCAGCGGCGGGCCGGCGAGCTCGGCCCGCACGCCACCGACCTGGGCCGGCTGGCCGGTGAGCAGGAGCGCGGGCTGCGTCGCCTGATCCGGGCGCAGGACGCGGTCGCGGCGGGCGGCTCGCCCGGTGCGGGCGGCGACGGGAGCCCGTACGGCCCGTACGGCCCGGACGGGTCGGCCCTGGCTCCCGGGGAGCCGGTCGACGTGGCCGCCCTGCTGGCCTCGCTCGGCGCCCGCCCGGGGGTCGAGGTGGTCCTGCCGGGCGGGGTGGTCCCGGCCCCGCCGGTGACGGCCCACGAGCTGGTCGCGGCCGTGGTGGCCTGCCTCGACAACGTCGCCCGCCACGTCGGCGACGACGCCCGGGCCTGGGTGCTGCTCGAGGACCTCGGCGACGAGGTGGCGGTGTCGGTGCGCGACGAGGGCCCCGGCATCGCCGAGGGGCGCCTCGACGACGCCGCCGCGCAGGGCCGCCTCGGTGTGCGGGAGTCGGTGTGCGGCAGGGTGGCCGACCTGGGGGGCACCGCCACCCTGGACACCGGCCGCCACGGCACGACGTGGCGCCTCGCCGTACCCCGGGAGCACGCGTGA
- a CDS encoding flavin reductase family protein: MTIHTTHPFAADPDPVRRLRGRLASGVTLLTSGAGASRAGLTVTSVVVAHGEPARVLALVDPDSDLADTVAEVGTAVLQLLGWEDRDLAEAFAGAAPAPGGLFRQATFEDTAWGPRLAGDRTWAGLRLESTDEVGWSRQLRLVVEEVVAGDAGPAPLLHHRGRYRRLEGETS, translated from the coding sequence GTGACCATCCACACCACCCACCCCTTCGCCGCCGACCCCGACCCCGTACGCCGGCTGCGCGGCCGGCTGGCCTCGGGCGTCACCCTGCTGACCAGCGGCGCCGGCGCCAGCCGGGCGGGGCTGACCGTCACCTCGGTCGTCGTCGCCCACGGCGAGCCGGCCCGGGTGCTCGCCCTGGTCGATCCCGACTCCGACCTCGCCGACACCGTCGCCGAGGTCGGCACCGCCGTGCTCCAGCTGCTCGGCTGGGAGGACCGCGACCTGGCCGAGGCCTTCGCCGGCGCCGCCCCCGCGCCCGGCGGGCTGTTCCGGCAGGCGACCTTCGAGGACACCGCCTGGGGCCCGCGGCTGGCCGGCGACCGCACCTGGGCCGGGCTCCGGCTGGAGTCGACCGACGAGGTCGGGTGGTCGCGCCAGCTGCGGCTGGTCGTGGAGGAGGTTGTGGCCGGGGACGCCGGCCCGGCGCCGCTGCTGCACCACCGCGGCCGCTACCGCCGCCTGGAGGGGGAGACGTCGTGA
- a CDS encoding response regulator, translating to MVVDDHPMWRDAVERDLAAAGFDVVAVAATGAEAVARFPAARPQVVVLDLQIPPPSGVEVTGQVLAHDPSARVLILSASGEQDDVLAAVKAGATGYLVKSASREELVDAVRRVARGEAVFTAGLAGLVLGEYRRLSEPAPGPERPQLTERETEVLRMVATGLSARQIADRLVLSHRTVQNHVQNTLRKLQLHNRVELTRWAIEQGLDGEPDDPRA from the coding sequence ATGGTGGTCGACGACCACCCGATGTGGCGCGACGCCGTCGAGCGCGACCTGGCCGCGGCCGGCTTCGACGTCGTCGCCGTCGCGGCCACCGGCGCCGAGGCGGTCGCCCGCTTCCCGGCGGCCCGTCCGCAGGTGGTGGTGCTGGACCTGCAGATCCCGCCGCCGTCCGGGGTGGAGGTGACCGGCCAGGTGCTCGCGCACGACCCGTCGGCGCGGGTGCTGATCCTCTCGGCGTCCGGCGAGCAGGACGACGTGCTCGCCGCGGTCAAGGCCGGCGCCACCGGCTACCTGGTCAAGTCGGCCTCCCGGGAGGAGCTGGTCGACGCCGTACGCCGGGTCGCCCGCGGCGAGGCCGTCTTCACCGCCGGGCTGGCCGGGCTGGTGCTGGGGGAGTACCGCCGGCTCTCCGAGCCCGCGCCCGGCCCCGAGCGCCCGCAGCTGACCGAGCGGGAGACGGAGGTGCTGCGGATGGTGGCGACCGGGCTGTCGGCCCGTCAGATCGCCGACCGCCTCGTGCTCTCCCACCGCACGGTGCAGAACCACGTGCAGAACACGCTGCGCAAGCTGCAGCTGCACAACCGGGTCGAGCTGACCCGGTGGGCGATCGAGCAGGGCCTGGACGGCGAGCCGGACGACCCGCGTGCCTGA
- a CDS encoding GNAT family N-acetyltransferase, giving the protein MPDPAGWRWRRAGPADAVLLRDLERAANLAALAHVFPPATYPFPDAVVEQRWVTALQEPGVAAWVVGRDGPGGAEPLGFVAHDDTWVRQVAVRPEAWGTGLGSALLDRAVHGVRARGGQPRLWCLRLNERALGLYGRRGWRRTGTERAAVHPPHPVEVELVLGEPVLAGSGA; this is encoded by the coding sequence GTGCCTGACCCTGCGGGGTGGCGGTGGCGCCGGGCGGGCCCGGCCGACGCCGTGCTGCTGCGCGACCTCGAGCGGGCGGCGAACCTGGCGGCGCTGGCGCACGTGTTCCCGCCGGCGACGTACCCCTTCCCCGACGCCGTGGTCGAGCAGCGCTGGGTCACCGCGCTGCAGGAGCCCGGGGTCGCGGCGTGGGTCGTCGGGCGGGACGGCCCGGGCGGCGCGGAGCCGCTGGGGTTCGTGGCCCACGACGACACCTGGGTGCGGCAGGTCGCCGTACGCCCCGAGGCGTGGGGCACGGGGCTCGGCTCGGCGCTGCTGGACCGAGCCGTCCACGGTGTCCGCGCCCGCGGGGGCCAGCCACGACTGTGGTGCCTGCGCCTGAACGAGCGGGCGCTCGGGCTGTACGGGCGCCGCGGGTGGCGTCGCACCGGCACCGAGCGGGCGGCGGTCCACCCGCCGCACCCGGTCGAGGTCGAGCTCGTCCTGGGCGAGCCGGTCCTGGCAGGATCCGGGGCGTGA
- a CDS encoding DUF1028 domain-containing protein — protein MTFSIVARSEDGDSWGVAVASKFLAVGAVVPAAVADVGALATQADANVAYKGLALSHLDDGATAPVALQRLLEEDPGRADRQVGIVDVDGGAASHTGEDCIPWAGGRTGDGYAVQGNCLTGPEVVEALETAWLASDPTAPLGQRLLDALSAADEAGGDKRGRQSAALLVVRDGAGYAGGDDVDVDLRVDDHPAPVPELARLLDLNTLYLTASTEEEKVPVDDAVRAELEAHATAAGHPDVATWVGTENYEMRVADDLTWVDRRILAVVRGG, from the coding sequence ATGACCTTCTCCATCGTGGCCCGCTCCGAGGACGGCGACTCCTGGGGCGTCGCCGTCGCCTCCAAGTTCCTCGCCGTCGGCGCGGTCGTGCCGGCCGCCGTCGCCGACGTCGGCGCGCTGGCCACGCAGGCCGACGCCAACGTGGCCTACAAGGGCCTGGCCCTCTCCCACCTCGACGACGGCGCGACCGCGCCGGTCGCCCTGCAGCGTCTGCTCGAGGAGGACCCGGGTCGCGCCGACCGGCAGGTCGGCATCGTCGACGTCGACGGGGGCGCGGCCTCCCACACCGGCGAGGACTGCATCCCCTGGGCCGGCGGCCGTACCGGTGACGGGTACGCCGTCCAAGGCAACTGCCTGACCGGGCCCGAGGTCGTCGAGGCCCTCGAGACCGCCTGGCTGGCCTCCGACCCGACCGCTCCCCTCGGCCAGCGGCTGCTCGACGCGTTGAGCGCGGCCGACGAGGCCGGCGGCGACAAGCGCGGCCGGCAGTCCGCGGCGCTGCTGGTGGTCCGGGACGGGGCCGGGTACGCCGGCGGCGACGACGTCGACGTCGACCTGCGGGTCGACGACCACCCGGCCCCGGTGCCCGAGCTGGCCCGGTTGCTGGACCTGAACACGCTCTACCTGACCGCCTCGACCGAGGAGGAGAAGGTACCGGTCGACGACGCCGTCCGCGCCGAGCTCGAGGCCCACGCCACCGCGGCCGGGCACCCCGACGTGGCCACCTGGGTCGGCACCGAGAACTACGAGATGCGGGTCGCCGACGACCTGACCTGGGTCGACCGTCGGATCCTGGCCGTGGTCCGCGGAGGATGA
- a CDS encoding 6-phosphofructokinase, protein MRVGVLTGGGDCPGLNAVIRAVVRRGVRDHGFTFVGFRDGWRGPLEGVTMELGIDQCRGILPRGGTILGSSRTNPLAVDGGVERIKENLAAAGVDALVAIGGEDTLGVATSLAAAGVKVVGVPKTIDNDLSGTDFTFGFDTAVNIATDAIDRLHTTAESHHRVLVVEVMGRHAGWIALHAGLAGGASAVLIPEQPFDIDAVCAHVETRFKSEYAPIVVVSEGAVPVAGGDMTLSSGEKDAFGHVRLGGIGDRLASEIEHRTGKEARAVVLGHVQRGGTPTAFDRWLATRFGLQAADAVADGDFGTMMALRGTRIERVPLSEGTAELKLVSPAEYAEAEVFFG, encoded by the coding sequence ATGCGCGTCGGAGTGCTCACCGGGGGTGGTGACTGCCCCGGGCTGAACGCGGTCATCCGCGCCGTCGTGCGGCGGGGTGTCCGCGACCACGGCTTCACCTTCGTCGGCTTCCGCGACGGCTGGCGCGGCCCGCTCGAGGGCGTGACCATGGAGCTCGGCATCGACCAGTGCCGGGGCATCCTCCCGCGCGGCGGCACCATCCTCGGCTCCTCGCGGACCAACCCGCTCGCCGTCGACGGTGGGGTCGAGCGGATCAAGGAGAACCTCGCCGCGGCCGGCGTCGACGCGCTGGTCGCGATCGGGGGGGAGGACACCCTCGGGGTGGCCACCTCGCTCGCCGCGGCCGGGGTCAAGGTGGTCGGCGTGCCGAAGACCATCGACAACGACCTGTCCGGCACCGACTTCACCTTCGGCTTCGACACGGCCGTCAACATCGCCACCGACGCCATCGACCGCCTGCACACCACCGCGGAGAGCCACCACCGGGTGCTCGTCGTCGAGGTGATGGGCCGCCACGCCGGCTGGATCGCGCTCCACGCCGGCCTCGCCGGCGGGGCCAGCGCGGTGCTGATCCCCGAGCAGCCCTTCGACATCGACGCGGTCTGCGCGCACGTCGAGACCCGCTTCAAGAGCGAGTACGCCCCGATCGTCGTGGTGTCCGAGGGCGCCGTCCCGGTCGCGGGTGGCGACATGACGCTCTCGTCGGGTGAGAAGGACGCCTTCGGCCACGTCCGCCTCGGCGGCATCGGCGACCGGCTCGCCTCCGAGATCGAGCACCGCACCGGCAAGGAGGCCCGCGCGGTCGTGCTCGGTCACGTCCAGCGCGGCGGCACCCCCACCGCCTTCGACCGGTGGCTGGCCACCCGCTTCGGCCTGCAGGCCGCCGACGCGGTCGCCGACGGCGACTTCGGCACGATGATGGCGCTGCGCGGCACCCGCATCGAGCGCGTGCCGCTCAGCGAGGGCACCGCCGAGCTGAAGCTGGTGAGCCCGGCGGAGTACGCCGAGGCCGAGGTCTTCTTCGGCTGA
- a CDS encoding NAD-binding protein yields MTLLLSRALRRLGRTRAWALPALIISFVFLTSWPLMVLAEPASNTITAPENYWWYFVVTAATVGYGDHFPVSATGHVVGAYVILGGIVTLTTLFTRVSVALDNAKGRRMKGLADTEVSGHLVIIGYTPGRTERLVDEYTAEGRTQVVLCAWEDVPEHPMPERDEVVFVRGDLTDEEVLRRAGVQRAARLLVDARDDNEALALTVAAMHVNPDVHAVVTLRDMSAARNLSYVDPDVSCVQWHSPRLVTEELEDPGISQVYADLMTYGGRNTYSAPLPAALGEVPFGRVQEGLGRTHAVTVIAVRRGGALLDPRWESTLSGDATLYYVGERRLTAEEIVTAVG; encoded by the coding sequence ATGACCCTGCTGCTCTCGCGAGCCCTGCGCCGGCTGGGACGGACCCGGGCCTGGGCCCTGCCCGCCCTGATCATCTCGTTCGTGTTCCTCACCAGCTGGCCGCTGATGGTGCTGGCGGAACCGGCCAGCAACACCATCACCGCCCCCGAGAACTACTGGTGGTACTTCGTGGTGACCGCGGCCACCGTCGGCTACGGGGACCACTTCCCGGTCTCGGCGACCGGCCACGTGGTCGGCGCGTACGTCATCCTCGGTGGGATCGTCACGCTGACCACCTTGTTCACCCGGGTCTCGGTGGCCCTCGACAACGCGAAGGGACGACGCATGAAGGGTCTGGCGGACACCGAGGTGTCCGGGCACCTGGTGATCATCGGGTACACGCCCGGTCGCACCGAACGGCTCGTCGACGAGTACACCGCGGAGGGGCGCACCCAGGTCGTGCTGTGCGCCTGGGAGGACGTGCCGGAGCACCCGATGCCCGAGCGCGACGAGGTGGTGTTCGTCCGGGGCGACCTGACCGACGAGGAGGTGCTGCGACGCGCCGGGGTGCAGCGGGCCGCCCGGCTGCTCGTCGACGCCCGCGACGACAACGAGGCGCTCGCGCTCACGGTCGCCGCGATGCATGTCAACCCGGACGTGCACGCCGTGGTGACGCTGCGCGACATGTCGGCCGCCCGCAACCTGTCCTACGTCGACCCGGACGTCAGCTGCGTGCAGTGGCACTCGCCGCGGCTGGTCACCGAGGAGCTCGAGGACCCGGGCATCTCCCAGGTCTACGCCGACCTGATGACCTACGGGGGCCGCAACACCTACAGCGCCCCGCTGCCGGCGGCGCTGGGCGAGGTGCCGTTCGGCCGGGTGCAGGAGGGGCTGGGACGCACCCACGCCGTCACGGTGATCGCGGTGCGCCGCGGCGGGGCGCTCCTCGACCCGCGCTGGGAGTCGACCCTGTCGGGTGACGCGACCCTCTACTACGTCGGGGAGCGACGGCTGACCGCCGAGGAGATCGTCACGGCCGTCGGGTGA
- a CDS encoding MOSC domain-containing protein — protein MRVTELWRFPVKSLQGERLDEAALGELGIEGDRRYAIFDLGTGFGLTARREPQMLFASARTTPDGVEVVLPDGSVAADDAALSAWLGRPVALRSMAEVEERRYENPDDTETEAAASWGPFTGAGGAFHDSAGATVTVLSTASMDGEPTRRFRANVVVDEAGEDGLVGHAVRIGAATVAVTTPVPRCVMVTRAQPDGIEVDREVLRGIHREHGGNLAVGGSVSVPGTVRVGDELVTAEPLT, from the coding sequence ATGCGTGTGACGGAGCTGTGGCGGTTCCCGGTGAAGTCCCTGCAGGGCGAGCGGCTCGACGAGGCCGCCCTCGGGGAGCTGGGCATCGAGGGGGACCGCCGGTACGCGATCTTCGACCTCGGGACCGGGTTTGGGCTCACCGCGCGGCGCGAGCCGCAGATGCTGTTCGCCTCTGCCCGGACGACGCCCGACGGGGTGGAGGTCGTCCTGCCCGACGGCTCGGTCGCCGCCGACGACGCCGCGCTGTCGGCGTGGCTCGGTCGCCCGGTCGCACTGCGGTCCATGGCGGAGGTCGAGGAGCGGCGGTACGAGAACCCCGACGACACCGAGACCGAGGCCGCGGCCTCGTGGGGCCCGTTCACCGGGGCCGGCGGCGCGTTCCACGACTCCGCGGGCGCCACGGTCACGGTGCTGTCCACCGCCAGCATGGACGGTGAGCCCACCCGCAGGTTCCGCGCCAACGTGGTGGTCGACGAGGCCGGGGAGGACGGCCTCGTCGGGCACGCCGTACGGATCGGCGCCGCGACCGTCGCGGTGACCACGCCGGTCCCGCGGTGCGTGATGGTCACCCGCGCGCAGCCCGACGGCATCGAGGTCGACCGCGAGGTGCTGCGCGGCATCCACCGCGAGCACGGCGGCAACCTGGCGGTCGGTGGCTCGGTGAGCGTCCCCGGCACGGTGCGCGTCGGCGACGAGCTGGTCACCGCGGAGCCGCTGACCTGA
- a CDS encoding ATP-binding cassette domain-containing protein, with the protein MTTTRPAPDHLDEGTPVQPVDRPERRLDLARLRGPASVLAVSVAAVAALGQALGTVVAGQVAESPTGMLVGALALCLVGGALLDTVGRTVWAAVVDRAEGRLRADLLAAALLQPLEVLSDQAVGEVLDRVDDDTYEVGSLLRQSAWDALRTALVTVPMWVVAGLTWWPAWILFPLFTIAALALVRPLLGEVARRKVLEEMAWTDHAAVMEEGIAGRDDLRTSLGQPFLMRRSAELTALVHRRFDDVLRLETQMTRRTGVLLHALLAGIAVAGVALATAERLSVGELVTLFLVTSTFVGQIDQLARHLPDLQAGLGAVIRLRQLLAAPEEPVGGRDLPEGALDLELRGLSYSYPGAGGPVLSDVRVSLPAGRTCALVGRTGSGKSTLVSLVSRAADPPPGTVLLGGRDVLDVDLQHLRRAVGVVSQRTEILAGTLAENIALFGAVPRARVEAAVVELGLEDWVAGLPAGLDTPLGPGGTTLSAGEEQLVAFARLLVRDVSVVVLDEATARMDPHTEAQVVRAADRLLAGRTGLLVAHRLATIQRADHVVVLESGRVVQQGPRTVLAGEYGPLRRLMQAAATPSDPAPSTLDEPDEPAAPVAAAAIGGVRRTGPPPPLRDPGHGPSLSRTVVRALSIHPTWGLFPAGLFLLTSLVGSFGALTGLAWGELVQGLQEGRDTGTTTVALAVAVVVSLMAAPLLLASAIRRYPRWWVAVMLRVRQSVLVAQTRQHRLRRTPPGEAVARAMDADRLARYADRWVDVLNGLGVVVVTTLLSGSLLAGGVLMTVMGVSAAASALGSPVAGRSAAAASTSRADFGRSLVSALESARTVKLAAATPAVHAHLLRVDGGRVDAAVKEHRVQALLAGVPVLMVQAGVVAAWAVLLLGGWELATALLVAGAVTGFDWFGRVAGAVITEAPGVRAWARATSRLAGGDEMMMVPAGIDLVSGAAPAPDLAGEPVRLRELRVSGLGAIHDDGTIGVSGVDLHVGPGELVLLLGQVGSGKSSLLSALAGLVEHTGSIRWNGHEVEDAETFLRPGQVAHVAQVPRVLSGTFADNVALDHADRSLHPAVDDARLGRDLDEAGGPDAVVGHRGVRLSGGQVQRLALARALAAETELLLADDVSSALDATTEVELWAALRARGTAVLGSTSKWAALTQADRVVVLVDGEVAATGPWSDLAPSWGHLAG; encoded by the coding sequence ATGACCACCACGCGCCCCGCCCCCGACCACCTCGACGAGGGCACCCCGGTGCAGCCCGTCGACCGGCCCGAGCGGCGCCTCGACCTGGCCCGGCTGCGGGGGCCCGCGAGCGTGCTCGCGGTCTCCGTCGCCGCCGTGGCCGCCCTCGGCCAGGCCCTCGGCACGGTCGTCGCGGGCCAGGTCGCCGAGAGCCCCACGGGGATGCTGGTGGGCGCCCTGGCGCTGTGCCTGGTCGGCGGGGCGCTGCTGGACACCGTCGGCCGCACGGTCTGGGCCGCCGTCGTCGACCGCGCCGAGGGCCGGCTGCGCGCCGACCTGCTGGCCGCGGCCCTGCTCCAGCCGCTGGAGGTGCTCTCCGACCAGGCGGTCGGCGAGGTCCTGGACCGCGTCGACGACGACACCTACGAGGTCGGCTCGCTGCTGCGCCAGTCCGCGTGGGACGCCCTGCGCACCGCGCTGGTCACCGTGCCGATGTGGGTCGTGGCCGGGCTGACCTGGTGGCCGGCCTGGATCCTGTTCCCGCTCTTCACCATCGCGGCGCTGGCGCTCGTCCGCCCGCTGCTCGGCGAGGTCGCCCGCCGCAAGGTCCTGGAGGAGATGGCCTGGACCGACCACGCCGCGGTGATGGAGGAGGGGATCGCCGGTCGCGACGACCTGCGCACCAGCCTCGGCCAGCCCTTCCTGATGCGCCGCTCGGCCGAGCTGACCGCGCTGGTGCACCGCCGCTTCGACGACGTGCTGCGGCTCGAGACCCAGATGACGCGCCGCACCGGCGTCCTGCTGCACGCGCTGCTCGCCGGCATCGCGGTGGCCGGGGTCGCCCTGGCCACCGCCGAGCGGCTCTCGGTGGGCGAGCTGGTCACCCTGTTCCTGGTCACCTCGACCTTCGTGGGCCAGATCGACCAGCTGGCGCGGCACCTGCCGGACCTCCAGGCCGGACTGGGCGCGGTCATCCGGCTGCGCCAGCTGCTCGCCGCGCCCGAAGAGCCGGTCGGCGGCCGGGACCTGCCCGAGGGCGCCCTGGACCTCGAGCTGCGCGGGCTGTCGTACTCCTACCCCGGCGCCGGGGGCCCGGTCCTCAGCGACGTGCGGGTCTCCCTGCCGGCCGGGCGCACCTGCGCGCTGGTGGGCCGGACCGGCTCGGGCAAGTCGACCCTGGTCTCCCTGGTCTCCCGCGCCGCCGACCCGCCCCCGGGCACCGTGCTGCTCGGCGGCCGCGACGTGCTCGACGTCGACCTGCAGCACCTGCGCCGCGCCGTCGGGGTGGTCAGCCAGCGCACCGAGATCCTGGCCGGGACCCTCGCCGAGAACATCGCGCTCTTCGGCGCGGTCCCCCGGGCCCGGGTCGAGGCGGCCGTCGTCGAGCTGGGCCTGGAGGACTGGGTGGCCGGCCTTCCCGCCGGCCTGGACACCCCGCTCGGCCCCGGCGGCACGACGCTCTCGGCCGGCGAGGAGCAGCTGGTCGCCTTCGCCCGGCTCCTGGTGCGCGACGTCAGCGTCGTGGTGCTCGACGAGGCCACCGCCCGGATGGACCCCCACACCGAGGCCCAGGTCGTGCGCGCCGCCGACCGGCTGCTGGCCGGGCGGACCGGCCTGCTCGTGGCGCACCGGCTGGCGACCATCCAGCGCGCCGACCACGTGGTGGTGCTCGAGTCCGGCCGGGTGGTGCAGCAGGGGCCGCGGACGGTGCTGGCCGGCGAGTACGGTCCGCTGCGCCGCCTGATGCAGGCCGCCGCCACCCCCAGCGACCCCGCCCCGAGCACCCTCGACGAGCCCGACGAGCCGGCGGCCCCGGTCGCGGCGGCCGCCATCGGCGGCGTCCGGCGGACCGGTCCCCCGCCGCCGCTGCGCGACCCCGGCCACGGGCCGAGCCTGTCCCGCACCGTGGTGCGCGCGCTGTCCATCCACCCGACGTGGGGCCTGTTCCCCGCCGGGCTCTTCCTGCTGACCTCGCTGGTCGGCTCGTTCGGGGCGCTGACCGGCCTGGCCTGGGGCGAGCTGGTCCAGGGCCTGCAGGAGGGCCGGGACACCGGGACCACCACCGTCGCGCTGGCCGTGGCCGTGGTCGTCTCGCTGATGGCCGCGCCGCTGCTGCTGGCCTCGGCGATCCGGCGCTACCCGCGCTGGTGGGTCGCGGTGATGCTGCGGGTGCGCCAGTCCGTGCTGGTGGCCCAGACCCGCCAGCACCGCCTGCGCCGCACCCCGCCCGGCGAGGCCGTGGCCCGGGCCATGGACGCCGACCGGCTGGCCCGCTACGCCGACCGCTGGGTCGACGTGCTGAACGGGCTCGGCGTCGTCGTGGTCACCACCCTGCTCAGCGGCAGCCTGCTCGCCGGCGGGGTGCTGATGACGGTGATGGGCGTCTCCGCCGCCGCCTCGGCGCTGGGCTCACCCGTCGCCGGCCGCTCGGCCGCCGCGGCGTCGACCTCGCGCGCCGACTTCGGCCGGTCCCTGGTCTCGGCGCTGGAGTCCGCGCGCACCGTCAAGCTCGCCGCCGCCACCCCGGCCGTGCACGCCCACCTGCTGCGGGTGGACGGCGGCCGGGTCGACGCCGCGGTCAAGGAGCACCGGGTGCAGGCGCTGCTGGCCGGCGTGCCGGTGCTGATGGTGCAGGCCGGGGTCGTCGCCGCCTGGGCGGTGCTGCTGCTCGGCGGGTGGGAGCTGGCGACGGCGCTGCTGGTGGCCGGCGCCGTCACCGGCTTCGACTGGTTCGGCCGGGTCGCCGGCGCGGTGATCACCGAGGCGCCGGGCGTGCGCGCCTGGGCCCGCGCGACCTCCCGGCTGGCCGGCGGCGACGAGATGATGATGGTGCCCGCCGGGATCGACCTGGTCTCCGGCGCCGCCCCCGCCCCGGACCTCGCCGGTGAACCGGTCCGCCTGCGCGAGCTGCGGGTCAGCGGCCTCGGCGCGATCCACGACGACGGCACGATCGGCGTCTCCGGCGTCGACCTGCACGTCGGGCCGGGCGAGCTGGTGCTGCTGCTGGGCCAGGTCGGCTCCGGCAAGTCCAGCCTGCTCTCGGCCCTGGCCGGCCTCGTGGAGCACACCGGCAGCATCCGGTGGAACGGCCACGAGGTGGAGGACGCCGAGACCTTCCTGCGTCCCGGCCAGGTCGCCCACGTCGCCCAGGTGCCGCGGGTGCTGTCGGGGACCTTCGCCGACAACGTCGCCCTCGACCACGCCGACCGCTCCCTGCACCCCGCGGTCGACGACGCCCGGCTGGGCCGCGACCTCGACGAGGCCGGCGGGCCGGACGCCGTCGTCGGCCACCGCGGCGTACGCCTGTCCGGCGGGCAGGTGCAGCGCCTGGCGCTGGCCCGGGCGCTCGCGGCCGAGACCGAGCTGCTGCTCGCCGACGACGTCTCGAGCGCGCTCGACGCCACCACCGAGGTCGAGCTGTGGGCCGCGCTGCGCGCCCGCGGCACCGCCGTGCTCGGCTCCACCTCGAAGTGGGCCGCTCTCACCCAGGCCGACCGGGTCGTGGTGCTCGTCGACGGCGAGGTCGCCGCGACCGGGCCGTGGAGCGACCTCGCCCCGTCCTGGGGCCACCTGGCCGGCTGA